GTTTTATAATAGTAGGGCAGAAACAATATCCGCAGCACTAGCAAAAGAGCGCTGTTACTAGGAGAGGGCGTTTATATTACTAGTTACTACTAGAATTCTCTTTCTAACCCGCTCGAGTTACTAGTCCCTTCGTTCTCCCCGAATTTCCGGTCGAGACGGCTCGAGCGCCCGTCTCGAGAGGAAACCAGGGTCTCTCTCGAACCGTTCTCCACCGATCCTCCCCCATACCATCGTCACTCTCCAGTTGAAACGAAGGGGTGGGGGTGGGTCCGCCGGGATAACACCCATCGAAATAGCGATCGACCACTACCGATAACGTGAACTCGACACTCTTACTGTAGAACGGTACCATCCTACTATCGATTCATGTTACCGCCCCTCTTAGATGGTGACTGACTACATCTTTTCGCAGGTTACTGCAAATCGACGATTCGGCCGTCGCTCGCACGTATTCGATCAGTTCACCGCGGATACTGATAATTCAAATCCGTTGGATAGTAAACACGTCTGACGTAGGCTTAAGTGGGTTCAGTTTGTAGTACGCGCAGATGCACCCCGCGGTGCTGGAGGGCCCCAAAGGATGGGATTGTTAACAGAACTCAAGGATAGTGTCTCCCGGGTTACGGATCGGTTGTTTACCGACGCGGAACCCAAACGAATCGGTATCTACGGACCGCCCAACGCTGGAAAGACGACCCTCGCGAATCGGATCGCTCGTGACTGGACGGGCGACGCGATCGGTACGGAGAGTCACGTTCCACACGAAACACGCCGTGCACGCAGGAAAGAAGACGTCGAGATCGAGCGCAACGGCAAGTCGGTGTCGATCGATATCGTCGACACGCCCGGTGTAACGACGAAAGTCGACTACGAGGAGTTCACCGACGAGATGGAAGAGGAGGACGCGATTCGTCGGTCTCGCGAGGCGACCGAGGGGGTCGCCGAGGCGATGCACTGGCTCCGCGAGGACGTCGACGGCGTCATCTACGTACTGGACAGCGCAAAAGATCCGATCACGCAGGTCAACACGATGCTGATCGGCATCGTCGAGTCACGCGATCTACCGGTACTCATCTTCGCGAACAAGATCGACCTCGACGAGTCGAGTGTCAAACGAATCGAGGACGCGTTCCCGCAGCACAAGACGGTGCCGCTGTCTGCAAAGGAGGGAGAAAACATGGACGAGGTCTACGACAACATCGCAGAGTACTTCGGGTGATTACGATGCCGAAAGCAACTAACGCAGACGACCTGGACGGCCCGGACGGTGTGCAAATCGACCTCATCAGCGGCGAGCGGATGGATCGGATGGCGACGACGGAAAAGATCCGGATGATCCTCGATGGGGTCCACGACGGAAATATCGTCATTCTCGAGGAGGGGCTGACCCCGGACGAGGAGAGCAAACTCATCGAGATGACGATGGCCGAGATCAGCCCCGACGGCTTCAACGGGATCGAGATCGAGACGTATCCGAAATCGGAGACGCGTGATTCGTCGCTGCTCGGCCGCATCATGGGGTCGAACGAGTCGACTGCGAAGCTGACGGTGATCGGGCCGGCGAACCAGATCGAAACGCTCCACAAGGACGAAACGCTCATCAGCGCGCTGGTGTCCCGTAACTAATGCCACACCAATGCACGAACTGCGGCCGCACGTTCCCCGACGGCTCCAAGGAGATGCTCTCGGGCTGTCCCGACTGTGGCGGGAACAAGTTCCAGTTCGCGCCGAGTTCGGGCACGACGGCCGCTGGTACCGCTTCTGAACCGAATGCTGAAGCCGGTGGAGAACAAACGGGCGCGGCCGAGACGCCGTCCGGGGATGAGTCCGAACCGAACCCGGACGGCGTCGCGTCCCGCGCTGCGGAGACAGTTCGTGGATGGGTCTCTTCGGGGTCGAGCGGCGGGTCGACGGCAGACCCAAGGGTCTCTTCGGGGTCGAGCGGCGGGTCGACGGCAGACCCAACGACGACAGATCCGGCGGACACGACGACAGCGGACGCAGCGACGACGAACGCAACGGCGACAGAGACGACGGACGCCGAGTCACCGTCGACGACCCCCGAGAACGCCGAGCAGCGGCGTCCGTCGGAGCCGGCATCGTCCTCGAGCGAAACCCAGTCCGGGACGACGTCGGCTGCCGAGAGCGACGGGTTCTCCGAGTGGCCGGACTCGGCTCGCCGCCCGGAAGACCGGTCGTCCGGAACCGAGTCCGGAGACGATCGGTCCGTGACTACACAGTCGTCGACCGAGCAGACTACGGCTCCACGGTCTGTGACGAACGATCAATCCGCTGGAGTAGCGAACGATCAGCCCGCTGGGATAACGGAGGTCGAGACGACCGTACATCCGGTCGAATCAGAGGACTCTGCACAGGCGAGCGCTCGTAGCGAAGTCGTTCCGGCGGACGATCTCCCGACGGACGCCGGACAGGACGGCGGCTCCGGAGTGGTCACCGATGTCGGCGGAAGCGCGGAAACCGGCGCAGGCAGCGAGGACGACCAGCCGCCGAACGACGGCCGGGTCGTTAGCGAGCCGTCAGGTGAACAGCCGTCGATCGAGGATCTCCGGGCGGAACTCAACGAGCAGTTCGAGAGTATCAAGATCGTTCGTCCCGGACAGTACAAGCTCAACCTCATGGAGCTCTACAACCGCGACGAGTACATCATCTCTCTCCAGGAGGACGGGCGGTACGTTATCGACGTCCCGGATTCGTGGCACGACGGCGCGGACGAGTAACTTCGATCGCACCGATTTCGTTCGACCGATGGTGCCGACCCTCATACCGCACCGCTCTCCCTTTAGAGCACTCCGATACGACCGTACTTATAGCACCAACTGAAACGATTTACACACCGATCGCACTGTCCGCGGTTCTCGCTTGCGTCGCTCGCTCCGAACCGCGCTCCTGTCGTGCGATCGGGTGTGCACTGATTTTCAGCGACTACTATCGTTTCCTTCCCGGCTCGAGCCCGGTTTCGAAAATCACCGCCGTGTGGCCTCGTTCCGGGGAAACGATGCC
This DNA window, taken from Natronococcus sp. CG52, encodes the following:
- a CDS encoding OapC/ArvC family zinc-ribbon domain-containing protein, coding for MPHQCTNCGRTFPDGSKEMLSGCPDCGGNKFQFAPSSGTTAAGTASEPNAEAGGEQTGAAETPSGDESEPNPDGVASRAAETVRGWVSSGSSGGSTADPRVSSGSSGGSTADPTTTDPADTTTADAATTNATATETTDAESPSTTPENAEQRRPSEPASSSSETQSGTTSAAESDGFSEWPDSARRPEDRSSGTESGDDRSVTTQSSTEQTTAPRSVTNDQSAGVANDQPAGITEVETTVHPVESEDSAQASARSEVVPADDLPTDAGQDGGSGVVTDVGGSAETGAGSEDDQPPNDGRVVSEPSGEQPSIEDLRAELNEQFESIKIVRPGQYKLNLMELYNRDEYIISLQEDGRYVIDVPDSWHDGADE
- a CDS encoding Era-like GTP-binding protein, with the translated sequence MGLLTELKDSVSRVTDRLFTDAEPKRIGIYGPPNAGKTTLANRIARDWTGDAIGTESHVPHETRRARRKEDVEIERNGKSVSIDIVDTPGVTTKVDYEEFTDEMEEEDAIRRSREATEGVAEAMHWLREDVDGVIYVLDSAKDPITQVNTMLIGIVESRDLPVLIFANKIDLDESSVKRIEDAFPQHKTVPLSAKEGENMDEVYDNIAEYFG
- a CDS encoding DUF2073 domain-containing protein, with the translated sequence MPKATNADDLDGPDGVQIDLISGERMDRMATTEKIRMILDGVHDGNIVILEEGLTPDEESKLIEMTMAEISPDGFNGIEIETYPKSETRDSSLLGRIMGSNESTAKLTVIGPANQIETLHKDETLISALVSRN